A window from Hemicordylus capensis ecotype Gifberg chromosome 2, rHemCap1.1.pri, whole genome shotgun sequence encodes these proteins:
- the C2H18orf32 gene encoding UPF0729 protein C18orf32 homolog, translating into MVCIPCIVIPVLLWVYKRFLEPYLYPIISPFIKRIWPRKRIEETMKQDQSGNTESKHELSDKYESELSETESNGIANGFAGSGSTEISDKKTD; encoded by the exons ATGGTGTGTATTCCCTGTATTGTAATTCCAGTTCTCCTGTGGGTCTACAAAAGATTCCTTGAGCCATATCTCTACCCTATCATCTCACCTTTCATCAAGCGCATTTGGCCCAGGAAAAGAATTGAGGAAACAATGAAGCAAGACCAATCAGGAAACACtgaaagcaagcatgaattgtcagaCAAGTACGAGTCCGAACTTTCTGAA ACTGAAAGCAATGGCATCGCAAATGGATTTGCTGGAAGTGGATCTACAGAGATTTCTGACAAAAAGACTGATTAA